From Terriglobia bacterium:
GGCGTGCCCGAACGATACCTTGGCACCATCTCGCAACAACAGGCGCGCCGTAAGTTGACTGTGGATGTGGCGCCCGACAAGGGATCGGCGCATGAGACAGGAATGCTTTCCGTCATCGACAACACTGTGGATGCGAACACCGGCACGATCCGTTTGAAAGCCGCATTCGACAATAAAGACGGACGTTTGTGGCCCGGCCAGTTCGTGAATGTCGTATTAACTCTGGATACAGAAACCCACACCATCGTTCCTTCGGAAGCAGTTCAAGTCAGCCAGCAGGGCTCCCTCGTCTATGTGGTCAAAGCGGATCAGAGCGTCGAGCCGCGTCCGGTCGTCGTGGGGCAGACGGTCTCAGGAAAGGTGATCGTTGAAAAAGGCGTGGCAGCGGGAGAAACAGTCGTCACCGACGGACAATCCCGCCTCTTCCCCGGCGCAAAAATCTCAACGGCATCGCCTGCCGAGCCAAAAGCGAACTAGTCATGCACTTTTCGCGCATTTTTATCGAGCGTCCGATCATGACGACTCTCGTCACGTTCGCGATCCTGCTGTTCGGCATTGTCGGTTTTCGCGCGCTGCCGATAGCCGCCCTTCCGAGCGTGGACTATCCAACGATTCAAGTCACCGCTGCCCAGCCCGGCGCGAACCCGGAAACCATGGCATCCTCGATCGCGACACCGCTGGAACGCGAGTTCTCGACGATTGCGGGTGTCCGTTCGATCAGCTCTTCGAACACTCAAGGCGTCTCAACCATCACCGTTCAATTCGCGCTCGACAGGTCGATCGACGCGGCGGCGCAGGACGTACAGTCTGCGATTGCCCAGGCGATTCTTCCGCCGATGCCCCGTCCACCGTCATACGCGAAACAGAATCCGTCCGAGCAGCCGATTCTCTATCTGGCACTGATGTCCAGCACCCTGCCTCTGTATACCGTGAACGAATATGCGGAGACGATGATCGCGCAACGCATGTCATCCGTCAGTGGCGTGTCGCGCGTTCAGATCTACGGCGCGCAGAAATACGCCGTTCGGATCCAGGTCGATCCGGACCGGCTCGCATCGCATCATGTCGGAATCGACGAAGTTCAACGTGCCGTCCAGCAGAGTAACGTCAACCTTCCAACCGGCCGCCTGCGCGGCCCCAAGCAATCATTTACGGTTCAATCGAGCGGCCAATTGACGGAAGCTGCAGCATACCGGCCTCTGATTGTCGAGTGGCGCAATGGCGTCCCGCTGCGCCTCGAAGAAGTGGCAAACGTCATCGACAGCGTCGAAGACAACAAAACCATCGCCTGGAATAACGGCACACGCGGAATCATTCTGGCGGTCTCACGGCAGCCCGGCACGAACACGGTTCAGATCGTCGACGACGTTCGAAAACTTCTCCCCGAGCTTCAGGCGGCGCTGCCGCCGGCGGTCAAATTCGAACTGCTATACGATGCTTCGCAATCGGTGCGCGCTTCGATCTACGACGTCGAATTCACCCTCGTATTGACGATCGCCCTTGTGGTGATGGTTATCTTTCTGTTTCTCCGCAATCTGTCCGCGACTCTCATCCCCGGCTCCGCCGTCGTCCTGTCGATTATTGGAACGTTCGCGGCGATGTACCTGCTCGGTTACAGCCTCAATACACTTTCACTGATGGCCTTGACGCTGTGCGTCGGCTTTGTGGTCGACGATGCGATCGTCATGCTGGAAAACATCGTCCGCTACATGGAGATGGGCAAAGGCCGTTTTGAAGCGGCGATGCTCGCATCGAAGGAAATCGGTTTCACGATCGTGTCGATGACGATATCGCTGATCGCGGTCTTCATCCCGGTTCTCTTCCTCGGCGGAATGGTCGGCCGGCTGTTACACGAATTCTCGGTGACGATCATTGTTGCGATCGTGATTTCTGGATTTGTCTCGCTCACGTTCACGCCTATGCTGGGCAGCCGCTATCTGCCGCCGCATAACCGCAGGCATGGTCTGCTATATCGGGCTCTCGAAAAAGGCTTCGACTCCATTGCCGGCGCGTATGACTACACACTGCGCAAGGTCCTGGATCACCGCTTCGCAACCATGGCCGTCGCCGTCGTCATGCTGATCGGAACGGTCTATCTGTTCAAAACGATGCCAACCGGCTTCATCCCGAGCCAGGACAGTGGATTCATCCTCGGTGTGAGCATGGGCGGGCAGGACATCTCTTACGAATCGATGGCCCAGCGGCAGAAAGCCGTCGCCGACATCATGGCCAGGGATCCCAACCTTCTGGGCTCGGTCGCGTTCTCATCCGAAAGTAACGTGGGCTATGCGTTTTCGATCATGAAACCGCGCAGCGAACGGCAGTTGTCCGTCGATGATGCGATCGGCGAGCTGCGGCCAAAAGTCGCGCAGGTGCCGGGAATCATGACTTTCCTGCAAAACCCGCCGCCGATCACGATCAACGGGCAATTCACGACCAGTCTGTACCAGATGACTCTGCAGAGCGTCAGCCTGAAGGATATCTACGACTGGACGCCAAAGCTGACGCAAAAAATTCAAATGCTGCCCGGATTCGTGGACGTCAGCAGCGATCTCTTAATTGCCAGCCCGCAGGTGCGCGTCGATATCGATCGCGACCGGGCTTTGTCGCTGGGCGTCACGCCCGAACAAGTCCAGGACGCGCTGTACAGCTCTTTCGGCGATAGACAAGTGTCCAACATCTACGCGCCGGCGAATCAGTATTCCGTGATCCTCGAAGTGCAGCCGGCCTATCAACGGTCGCCGGAAGCGTTGCAAAAGCTCTATGTAAAATCGTCGAAGGGACAGCTGGTGCCGCTCGATGAGGTCGCGTCCGTGACCCGGAGTGTCGGCCCTCTGAGCGTCAATCACTTCGGCCAGATCCCCGCGTCGACCGTTTCCTTCAATCTGCAGCCGGGACTCTCGCTGGGCGAGGCCGCGGACAGGATCAAGGACACGATTCGAGAACTTCGAATGCCGGCGAGTGTGGCGGCAAGTTTTCAGGGGACTGTAAAGGAATTCCAGGAATCTTTTCAGAACCTCTCGATTCTGCTGATTGTTGCGATTCTCGTTATTTACATCGTACTCGGAGTTCTCTACGAGAGTTTCATTCACCCCATCACGATTCTTTCGGGCCTGCCCTCTGCGATTTTCGGAGCCCTGCTGACGCTGGTGATTTTCCACAAGGAATTAGACCTGTATGCGTTCGTCGGCTTGATCATGCTCTTCGGTGTGGTTAAGAAAAACGCCATCATGATGATCGACTTTGCGATCGAAGCGCAGCGGGTGGAGGGGAAAGCCCCCGCCGAAGCGATCTACCAGGGCTGCATTCTCCGTTTTCGCCCGATCATGATGACAACGATGGCGGCCCTGTTCGGCACACTGCCGGTGGCGCTCGGATATGGTGAAGGTGCGGATGCCCGGCAGGCGCTCGGACTCGCGGTAGTCGGCGGGCTTCTGGTTTCCCAGCTGCTGACTCTCTACATCACTCCCGTTTTATATCTCTATCTGGAAGAACTGCAGGCTTGGCTGCGGCGAAGCGACGAGGTTGTAGAAGCGGTCGGTGTCGGCGATTAGCCGGCTCTCGATGCCCCCGCTGCGCTCAGTGCAGCCTGAAGGCGAATCTCTTCCACTGCCGTCCGGTCCCGGCGCGGCAGCGTGCAGGCGCGGCAGAACGGGTGAAGAAATCTGGCTGCCAGAATTTCTTCGGAGGTCATTTCCAGGAATTTTCCGATCCGCAACGATGCGAAATTCGGCATTGCGCAACAGATATAAATGTCGCCGGCGCAGTCGATCGCGATCTGATTGAACATCAGTTCGCAGGCTTTTCCTTCATCCTCGGGCGACCGTTTGCCGGCAGCCGCCATCGCCTCACGCACATAACGCGTATCGTCGTGCTCGCTCATCGCGTTGGACCTGGGATCACCGACTCCATCCAGCGGCTCGAACCGAAATCCAAGAGATTCCGCAAGGCCGCGAAGCTGCGGCTCCTGATGCACGTTGTAATCGAACTTCAGAAACCGTAGATCGACCTGTATGGGCAGCGACCGGCGCTGCTTTATTTCACGCACCAGCCGGAGGTTCTGCATCACGTAATCAAGGTGTCCACCGGCATGATTGATCTCATACGTTTCCTGGTCGATTCCGGACACCGTTACGGTCAGCTGATCCAGTCCGGCCGCCAAGGTGTCTTCGAGATTATCAATGCGTGGAATGGATAACGTGGAACACAGCAGAACCCAGAAGCCCGCTCTTTTCGCGGCGGACACATAGTCGTGTATGTCCCGGTTCAAGAACGGCTCGGTCCAGTTCAGAAGGCCGATTCGCTGGAAACCCTGCTGCCTGAGCCGGGCGGCTACGGCCTCGAACATTTCCATGTCCATCTTGCGAGCGGTGTTTTCCAGGCCACGCACACCTCGGATACAAGTGGGACACTTCAAGTGACACACATCGATCGTATCCACCCAGGCAATGTTACGTTCCGTATCCATCATCTCGAGTTCTCGTTGCAGGCCGATCTTATCATTCTTATCACGCGGTTAAGTGCTCACGGGCCCCAGCACTTCAATATCCGCGAGCCGAAAATCACACGGCAGAACGTCCGGATAAATCCGGATCTGATCCACTTCTGCATCCACCCACACCGTCAGAACCCTGTCGCTGCGCACCTTCGCGTCAACCTGGATTTTGCCATCGACCAGCGCCCACGTCGGCTGATCCGGACCGGAAACAACCCATGCAAACGATCTCACCATACTTGCCGGAGTTGTATCGGTGAACTCCTGAACCATACTGTTACGCCAGTACACATGAAACATCGGCCACGAATCCGCGGTCTTTATGTATCTGAACCGGAAACGCACGGCATAAACATGCCGGACCCTCGGAAGCGCAAAGGTCAGCGCGCTGCTTTTCCCAACGCTGCCGGCGGCGGCGGAAATGATTCCGTCGTGAAGGACGGCTCCGTCCAGAGCCGCCGTTTTCACAGGAACACTTTCGACGTGGTATGGCGGATCGTCCCGGATCTGTCCAAAGATTCCTATCCCATTCGCTTTGTATGCCCGGATGATTTGCGTCAGTTTGTCGGCCCGCGGCACGACGTCGCTGGCAAAGTGGTGCTCTGCAAGAACCGATGGCGGAACACCGCGATGGACATCGCGCTCGAATGCCGCAGTTTGCTGTTGAAGGCTCTGTCCGACGACTCTGGCCTGCAGAAAGTTCAAGGGAGCCAGAACTGCCAGGACGATCATCATTGCAAACTGGACCAGACGTCCGAGGGTTCCGCCCCGAAATTCCCAGACGAAATAAAGTCCGCAAAGGGCAGGTGTAGCGATGGTCAGGTAATGACCGAGGTAAATATAGTCCAGCCCCATCCCGGCTCGGGACCACGAGATGAATGCGAGAAGCACACACTGAACGCCGAACAGGGCAGCCAGGCCAAAAGCACGCCAACGCTCCGGCGGGCGCTTGAACCACATCAGGACAAGCACCACCGCGGTGATTGCTGCGAACACGAGAACACCGATGCCACAGACAATCGCGTACGGCTTTGTCGCACTTCCCAGGCTCAGACCGAGAATCTGCAGATATCCCATTCCGGCGGATCGCAAATCCGATGGAGGCCACGACGACACGGTCGGCGGATCGTTCACCGGAAAGTACGGCTTGTAATCGACGAAGTAATACCCCAGCAAACCGAGCGCTACGACGACTGTGGCCAGGACGAACACAGACTGACGCCGTTGGGTCTCGCCGAAAGACGGCCACTGCATCGCTATCCAGACGATGAACCAGAACGCCAGCCCGAGAACATAAGGCAGCCCGCCGGGTCCGCATAACACAAACAGAATCAAACAGCCGCCGATGGCCGCCGCATGACGCAACTGGAGGTGGTTTCCGTGGACAACCAGAATGCCCAGGATGGCGACGGCAGTGACCGGCGCCAGCACATGATTGACCTGCCACCACATCAGGAAGACCTGGGCCTGCCCGAAATTCAGCAGCGCCAGAGGGAAGAAAGCGTCGGCGAGAATAACGCGGCCGCGGACCCGCTTTGCGGTCCAGACCATCGCAAAGGCAGCCGCAGCCATGAGCAGGACCGTCAAAAAGTCACCGGCATGGAAATCATATCCGGTGAGCAGAAGCACGCTTTTCCAGATGAGTTTGGCTAACGGGACGCGATGCTCGGCCCACGTATGCCAGAGCCATGAGAGGTGAATGCCCGAACCGGAGTCATAAAGCGCCCACATTTCGTCGTTCTGCGGCAATGTTCTTGTGCCGTAAGTGCTGACAAGCCCCAGCGCGCCACTCAACATTAACGCCCATACGATCGCAACGATTACAAGACTCGCGCGTTTTGCCGGAGGCTTGATCACAGAATCGGCTGCCACTGATGACCCCGTGCGACGTGATATGCACCGACATCGAAAGTCAGCGGATCGACCGTATCGGGCCCTTTCTCAATAACGGCCATATTGAAGGTGACACTGACTCGAGCGATCACCCCCGGAGATGTCGCAGCAGCCATGATCAATTCAAAAATGAGGTTCGTCATCGCGGGCTGGCCGGGGAACAATCCGCCGCTCTGCTGGTAATCGGACGGCATATGCGCCCATCCGTCCCAATGCGCCCAGCCCCAATCTTCTATGACGTAAGTACCTCCGGGCCGCAGATAGGGGAACAGGGTGTTAAATGACGCCCGCGTCAACGAGTATGCATGCGACGCGTCGTCAACCACCAGATCCAGAGGGACTGCGCCAAACTCCGTTCGAATCAGTTCCTGCAGGCGAGGCCCATTGCCCTGATCGTAGCCATAAAACGGACGCAAGGTATCCCGGGCAAAGTGTTTCTCGATATAACCGTCGAGCGCCTGCTCTCTTTTGTCGGAGATATCCAGTGCCACAAGCTTCTCGGGGCGGTAAAGAAGGTGGAAGAGCGCGGCGCTGCCGCCTTTAAAAATACCGAGATCGACGATATTTTTGATGCTCGCCGTCTGTCCGAGACGGTAATAGTAAGACACCATTTCAAATGTCTTCGGCAGAACGAAGGATTCCGCCGCCGACTCCATGGTGAGCATGTCCGCCGAATAGTTGATCTTGAACTGAATGTCGTTAATGCGGATGCTGTCTTTCCCGACGACGGCGCCCGGCGGAAATTCCGAAACTGACTCCATGTGCCGCAGTGTGACGCATGGTTTCGACCGCGTCAATAAGGCGGCCGGCGTTGACAGGCCTGGAGCACAACAAAAAGGAACAGGACACAAAAGGCACAAATGTGTTCTTTACTGTGCCTCTTGTATCCCGTTCCTTCGAGTTAAAAGACCGCGACGCCCAGCGGATGCGCGTTATTTGGAACTTCCGACGCCGGGAAGACCAACGGAGAAGAAGGAATCTCGGTCAGCGTCCCGCCCGTCCCGATCTTCAAAATATGAAGCGCATTCCCGGTCGCATTACCGCCGACGGTTTCCTGGTGATTGACCACATAAAGGAAGGCGCCGTCCGGCGAGGTCTGAAGTTGAAACGGCGTCGTATCCCACAATGTAGCCGTCACATTGAAGTTCGCCGGGTTCTTTATTCCCGCCAGGTTTACAGTCTGAGTCAGGACCGGATGCAAAGGATCCGCGATGGAATAAACATCGATCTGATCCGTAATCGCATCCGACGTGTACAGGTTTTTCGCATTCGGACTGATCGCGATCCAGCACAGCCCGCCATTGGGCGCGCCCGGCGCGGTCCCGACAAACGTCATGTGCCCGTTATCGTCATATGTATAGGTTCCAATTGCGCTGGCCACCACAAAGCCGGCGTAAAGGATCTTCTGTGTCGGGTGAGCCTGAAGACCCAGGATGAATGGCGGAATCGGAGACGGCGGGGCTGTCTTCGCGGCGGGAACCAGGATTCCAATCGGCGTGACGTAATAGCTGTGCAATTCGCTGGAGAACGGCGGAATAAAGGGCGGTAATCCCGTGTTGTTGAACGGGTTCTCAAAAAGATTGGCGTCGAACAGCAAGCGGCCGTTAGGCGAGATCAACGCCTGGGTTGGAGACGACCCGGCAACCTGCGATGGCTGGGGCTCCGGCAATGGAATCAATGTCCCCTGTCCAAGTTGCAAAAAACTTGCGTAAGTCGGTTTATGGGTTCCACCAGCGCCGCCCGGCAATTGGTCTCCTTGATTCACGACGAAAAGCAGGTAGTCGGTAATTCCGATGCTGACGGGATGTACGCCCCCCGAGGGAAACGGAGAACCTGGAACCGGCTTCAGCGATCCGTTCGATTGAATCGCGAATCCGGCAATTGTGCCGCTGCCCTCGTTGACGACATAGAGAAAACGGTTGTCCGCCGTCACCACGAATTGCTGATCGGCATCGTCCGGGCCCAAACGCTCAGAGCTGTTCAGGAAGCCCGTGCCGCCCGTGAGAAAAGGGCTGCCGGGCATTTCCGTAAGGACGCCGGTTTTGGGATTTCGGACATAACCCAAGACTGCATTCTTGCCAGGCTGTGGATTATTGCTTTGAACGTAGACTACATTCTTGAGGTCATTATCATCGTCGTGGCCCGAAGCGGCCGATATTCCAGGTGACAGAAGTGTCGTGCACAGCAGCAAACCGATCGTGTCGCGTAGACGCATTGAGACTCTCCCATATTTGAATGTTGTAAGTGACGGCCATTCCGGATAAACAAATCCACTCCCCAGTTCACTGATTTCCGTTGCAGCCGCGATGAGGGAAAAAGCATACAACAATGTCTTCTATTGGAAACCTTTAAGATGGAAAAAGTCGGAGGCGCGTCAACAGTGTGCAACGTTTTGCCGCTTCCAAGTTCACCTTACACGGAAAACAACTCGCACGCACTGGCTCCGTATGTCATCATCATCCGGGCTGAAGGCCGTTGTATGACGCGTGCAGATCCCGGATTTCCAATTCCCCTCGAGCATCTCCATCGCTACAGCTACGCGTCCGAATTACTGCGCGGAAGGCGCGTTCTGGATATCGCAGCGCGCGAGGGATACGGTGCCCGAATCCTCGCCGAAACAGCGGCATCGGTCGTTGGGTTGGATGTGGACGCAGCCTTGATTCAAAGAGCGGCGGAAAAGCACAAGCGCCCGAACCTGAGCTTCGTTGCCGGTTCCCCGGCAAGTTTGCCGATCAGCCAGAACGCTGCGTTCGATGGGATCGTCGGCTATGAACTGATTGAAGATTCAACCAACGTGCAACGATTGTTTCCGGAAATCAAACGCCTGTTGACGCCTGATGGACTGCTTGTCGTTTCGGCGCCCGGACCAGGTTGCGCCGGCAATCTTTTTCGGTCTAAAACGTTCACGGCTGAAGAATTTCGGAACCTGTTGGAACCGTTCTTTACACATGTCCACGTCATGATACAGGCCCTATTTGCCAATTCGATCATTCGAACCGATACATCCGGAACAAACAACGGAGTTCCCGGTCAAAAGAAACCGCAATATCTGATGGCGATCGCCTCGGACCTGGCTCTTCAGTCTTTTCCTGAGAGCATATGTTCCGAACCTGTCCTTGCCTTGCTTCATGATAAGGAGAAAGCATTGCAGGGGTTGATCGATATCCGGGCTTATCAAGATGAGACGATAAGGCGGCAGGAACGCCAGCTCGCGGACAGAAAGCAAACACTCGCTTCTCTCGAAGAAGCATTCGCGTGGCACAAAAGCCAGATTGAGTCGCTGACGAAGACTCGCGTTTATCTGGAAAACGAACTCGCGCAGCTTCGTCAAACCATGGAATCCGACCGCAAGGGCTTGGAATGGCGAAGCTCCCAGGCCGAAAGTCTTCAACGGACGATCGAAGCCAGAGATGAGGCGCTGGCGTGGAGAGCGCAGCAGGTGGAGGACCTGGAGTACTCACGCGAAACGCAAATCCAGGCGCTCGCCAATCATCTGAAAAACGTCGAGGTCGAAATGTCGCAGCGAATCGCAGCTCTTATTGAACAACTCGCGGCCATTCACGCAAGTACCGGCTGGAAGTTTGTCCTCCGCGTCCGGTCGATCCGGGCCGGGCTGCTTCGGCTGCTGGGGAGAGGCTAGAGACATGCCTTTTATGGAAGAAGCCCTCGACTGGCCGCTCGCCCGCCTGCTGCCGGTCATGCAGAAGCGAATCATGGAAGACTGCCGGTATCATGGAATACCGACACTGAAAAATCCGCTGGATTTCTGGGTATACCAGGAAATCGTGTGGGAGACGCGGCCGGACATCATCGTCGAAATCGGCAATCTCTAT
This genomic window contains:
- a CDS encoding efflux RND transporter permease subunit, with the translated sequence MHFSRIFIERPIMTTLVTFAILLFGIVGFRALPIAALPSVDYPTIQVTAAQPGANPETMASSIATPLEREFSTIAGVRSISSSNTQGVSTITVQFALDRSIDAAAQDVQSAIAQAILPPMPRPPSYAKQNPSEQPILYLALMSSTLPLYTVNEYAETMIAQRMSSVSGVSRVQIYGAQKYAVRIQVDPDRLASHHVGIDEVQRAVQQSNVNLPTGRLRGPKQSFTVQSSGQLTEAAAYRPLIVEWRNGVPLRLEEVANVIDSVEDNKTIAWNNGTRGIILAVSRQPGTNTVQIVDDVRKLLPELQAALPPAVKFELLYDASQSVRASIYDVEFTLVLTIALVVMVIFLFLRNLSATLIPGSAVVLSIIGTFAAMYLLGYSLNTLSLMALTLCVGFVVDDAIVMLENIVRYMEMGKGRFEAAMLASKEIGFTIVSMTISLIAVFIPVLFLGGMVGRLLHEFSVTIIVAIVISGFVSLTFTPMLGSRYLPPHNRRHGLLYRALEKGFDSIAGAYDYTLRKVLDHRFATMAVAVVMLIGTVYLFKTMPTGFIPSQDSGFILGVSMGGQDISYESMAQRQKAVADIMARDPNLLGSVAFSSESNVGYAFSIMKPRSERQLSVDDAIGELRPKVAQVPGIMTFLQNPPPITINGQFTTSLYQMTLQSVSLKDIYDWTPKLTQKIQMLPGFVDVSSDLLIASPQVRVDIDRDRALSLGVTPEQVQDALYSSFGDRQVSNIYAPANQYSVILEVQPAYQRSPEALQKLYVKSSKGQLVPLDEVASVTRSVGPLSVNHFGQIPASTVSFNLQPGLSLGEAADRIKDTIRELRMPASVAASFQGTVKEFQESFQNLSILLIVAILVIYIVLGVLYESFIHPITILSGLPSAIFGALLTLVIFHKELDLYAFVGLIMLFGVVKKNAIMMIDFAIEAQRVEGKAPAEAIYQGCILRFRPIMMTTMAALFGTLPVALGYGEGADARQALGLAVVGGLLVSQLLTLYITPVLYLYLEELQAWLRRSDEVVEAVGVGD
- a CDS encoding radical SAM/SPASM domain-containing protein codes for the protein MMDTERNIAWVDTIDVCHLKCPTCIRGVRGLENTARKMDMEMFEAVAARLRQQGFQRIGLLNWTEPFLNRDIHDYVSAAKRAGFWVLLCSTLSIPRIDNLEDTLAAGLDQLTVTVSGIDQETYEINHAGGHLDYVMQNLRLVREIKQRRSLPIQVDLRFLKFDYNVHQEPQLRGLAESLGFRFEPLDGVGDPRSNAMSEHDDTRYVREAMAAAGKRSPEDEGKACELMFNQIAIDCAGDIYICCAMPNFASLRIGKFLEMTSEEILAARFLHPFCRACTLPRRDRTAVEEIRLQAALSAAGASRAG
- a CDS encoding class I SAM-dependent methyltransferase, producing MESVSEFPPGAVVGKDSIRINDIQFKINYSADMLTMESAAESFVLPKTFEMVSYYYRLGQTASIKNIVDLGIFKGGSAALFHLLYRPEKLVALDISDKREQALDGYIEKHFARDTLRPFYGYDQGNGPRLQELIRTEFGAVPLDLVVDDASHAYSLTRASFNTLFPYLRPGGTYVIEDWGWAHWDGWAHMPSDYQQSGGLFPGQPAMTNLIFELIMAAATSPGVIARVSVTFNMAVIEKGPDTVDPLTFDVGAYHVARGHQWQPIL
- a CDS encoding methyltransferase domain-containing protein codes for the protein MTRADPGFPIPLEHLHRYSYASELLRGRRVLDIAAREGYGARILAETAASVVGLDVDAALIQRAAEKHKRPNLSFVAGSPASLPISQNAAFDGIVGYELIEDSTNVQRLFPEIKRLLTPDGLLVVSAPGPGCAGNLFRSKTFTAEEFRNLLEPFFTHVHVMIQALFANSIIRTDTSGTNNGVPGQKKPQYLMAIASDLALQSFPESICSEPVLALLHDKEKALQGLIDIRAYQDETIRRQERQLADRKQTLASLEEAFAWHKSQIESLTKTRVYLENELAQLRQTMESDRKGLEWRSSQAESLQRTIEARDEALAWRAQQVEDLEYSRETQIQALANHLKNVEVEMSQRIAALIEQLAAIHASTGWKFVLRVRSIRAGLLRLLGRG